The genomic stretch ACATAAAAAAGGCGTACCTGAGCGTACGCCCTTTCTTTTCATGAACAATGCGTATGACAAAGGATAAATCTCCGAAAAAGCGACCAACCGATAATAAACCTTCACGCAGGCGCTCAAGGACCGATAAAGAAAAGGGCATAATGCGTGACAGGATTCTGGAATCGGCTACAGAGCTTTTCACCACACGCGGATATTACGGTACAACCATTGCCGATATCACAAGAAACGCAGACGTCAGTACAGGGACATTCTACCTTTATTACAAAAGCAAAATTGACATCTATAAAACTCTTCAGCTCAAAGGTCTTCACATACTGTCAGAAATGATGGAGGAAACACTGTCGAGGCCGTTCAAGGGCGCCTTATCCAGGCTGGCGGATCTGGCTCTCACTTATTACAGATTTTATTGCGAACATCATGAGTTCTTTGAAATCATCGCAGTATTAAGTGCAACCCCTGCCGAACTGAAGGAAACCGAATCGGAAATCAGTCATGTGGTTAACAAACATACATCCCATCTTATGAAAAAAATAGAGTCGGTTATTATAAAGGGCATTAAAACCGACGAGATAAAAGCAATAGATACATGGAGAATAGCAAACGTTTACTGGGGCATGATGGACGGATTGATACTGCTTGCTGAACGGCACAATCTTGAA from Desulfomonilia bacterium encodes the following:
- a CDS encoding TetR/AcrR family transcriptional regulator, which translates into the protein MTKDKSPKKRPTDNKPSRRRSRTDKEKGIMRDRILESATELFTTRGYYGTTIADITRNADVSTGTFYLYYKSKIDIYKTLQLKGLHILSEMMEETLSRPFKGALSRLADLALTYYRFYCEHHEFFEIIAVLSATPAELKETESEISHVVNKHTSHLMKKIESVIIKGIKTDEIKAIDTWRIANVYWGMMDGLILLAERHNLENVIGCGLETLIKEALDMTFSGISKKTH